One genomic window of Paeniglutamicibacter sp. Y32M11 includes the following:
- a CDS encoding PDZ domain-containing protein has translation MPAAHDSSHPEQGPAANGILGTDPSRHGADRSKLWGRRPAGDRGESRRYRHRALAGWTALAIIAAAAVLPTHFVVESAGPAMNTIGSVKDTKLLQISGTKTYPTSGALDMTTVYVQGGGQQRLPFFNVLWGWIDPKQDVVPEEIVLPRGTTTTQQSEQNTVMMDDSQQLSTAAALNELNIDFTSHLSVVGFATQQNSGVLKISDRLQSLNGKPITDLATLKKQLEAAGDKPSTMGIVRDGKALTVKTATTETAEGQRQLGIMLSSGFEFPVDVTFGLENVGGPSAGMMFALAIVDQLTAGEMTGGKHFAGTGAITAEGAVEPIGGIAQKLVGARDNGAQYFLAPADNCADLTGRVPDGLTVIKVATLAEARAAVEGIGSGQDPTSFPGCG, from the coding sequence GTGCCAGCAGCGCATGATTCATCGCACCCGGAACAGGGTCCGGCCGCCAATGGCATTTTGGGAACCGACCCGAGCCGCCACGGCGCAGACCGTTCAAAGCTTTGGGGCCGGCGGCCAGCGGGGGATAGGGGCGAGTCCCGTCGATACCGGCACCGCGCATTAGCGGGTTGGACGGCGCTGGCCATCATTGCGGCAGCGGCGGTACTTCCAACTCACTTTGTTGTGGAGTCAGCTGGCCCGGCGATGAATACCATCGGTTCGGTGAAGGATACGAAGCTGCTTCAGATCAGCGGGACCAAGACGTATCCCACCTCCGGAGCTCTGGATATGACCACCGTGTACGTCCAGGGTGGCGGACAGCAGCGCTTGCCATTCTTCAACGTGCTGTGGGGTTGGATCGATCCGAAGCAAGATGTGGTCCCGGAAGAAATTGTGCTGCCTCGTGGGACCACCACGACCCAGCAAAGCGAGCAGAACACCGTGATGATGGATGACTCGCAACAGCTTTCCACCGCGGCGGCGCTCAACGAGCTCAATATCGATTTCACCTCACACCTGAGCGTGGTTGGCTTTGCTACCCAGCAGAACTCCGGCGTGCTGAAAATATCCGACCGTTTACAGAGCCTCAACGGTAAACCGATCACCGATTTAGCGACGCTAAAAAAACAGCTTGAAGCTGCGGGCGATAAGCCCAGCACAATGGGCATCGTGCGTGATGGCAAAGCCCTAACCGTTAAGACCGCAACCACCGAGACGGCCGAGGGTCAGCGGCAATTGGGCATCATGCTTTCCAGCGGCTTCGAATTCCCTGTTGACGTGACTTTCGGTTTGGAGAATGTTGGTGGTCCGAGCGCCGGAATGATGTTTGCCCTCGCGATCGTTGACCAGCTGACCGCCGGCGAGATGACCGGAGGCAAGCATTTTGCCGGCACCGGGGCGATCACGGCCGAAGGCGCGGTTGAACCCATCGGTGGCATCGCGCAAAAGCTGGTTGGCGCCAGAGACAACGGAGCGCAGTACTTCCTGGCTCCGGCGGATAATTGTGCCGACCTCACGGGGCGTGTCCCGGATGGCTTAACTGTCATCAAGGTCGCGACCCTCGCCGAGGCCAGGGCAGCGGTTGAGGGAATCGGTTCGGGTCAGGACCCCACCTCGTTCCCCGGTTGTGGCTAG